Proteins encoded within one genomic window of Lactococcus garvieae:
- the murC gene encoding UDP-N-acetylmuramate--L-alanine ligase: protein MEKVYHFIGIKGAGMSALALMLHQMGKKVQGSDTTDYYFTQRGLEEVGISILPFDEKNITPNVELIVGNAFRTDNNVEVAFAEKNGFAFKRYHEFLGHFMEDFISVGVAGAHGKTSTTGILAHVMKNAVDTSYLIGDGTGRGNADSEYFVFESDEYERHFMPYHPEYTIITNVDFDHPDYFQNIEDVAAAFQDYAQNIKKGIFVFGEDEYLRKITAETPIYYYGFEDNDDYQAKDIIRSTRGSSFDAYFRGEKIGHFVVPAYGKHNIANALAVVGVTHQLGLDMNDIADHLLTFSGVKRRFTEKKVGETIIIDDFAHHPTEIEATIDAARQKYPDREIVAVFQPHTFTRTIAFADEFAQVLDSADTVYLAEIYGSAREVDHHEITAQDLADKVRKPARVISVDNVSPLLDHNRGVYVFMGAGNIQQYEAAFEDLLSQLTKNTL, encoded by the coding sequence ATGGAAAAAGTATATCATTTTATCGGAATTAAAGGTGCAGGGATGAGTGCGCTCGCTCTCATGCTCCACCAAATGGGTAAAAAAGTTCAGGGGTCAGATACGACAGATTACTATTTTACACAGCGTGGTCTTGAAGAAGTAGGAATTTCTATTCTTCCCTTTGATGAAAAAAATATTACGCCAAATGTTGAATTAATTGTCGGAAATGCTTTCCGTACGGATAACAATGTCGAAGTAGCATTTGCTGAAAAAAATGGTTTTGCTTTCAAACGCTACCATGAATTCCTTGGACATTTCATGGAAGACTTTATCAGTGTAGGTGTGGCTGGAGCACATGGGAAAACTTCCACTACAGGTATTCTTGCTCATGTGATGAAAAATGCGGTGGATACGTCTTATCTGATTGGTGATGGTACTGGTCGAGGTAATGCTGACAGCGAATATTTTGTTTTTGAATCTGATGAATATGAACGTCATTTCATGCCTTATCATCCAGAATATACGATTATCACAAATGTGGACTTTGATCACCCTGATTATTTCCAAAATATTGAAGACGTCGCTGCAGCTTTCCAAGATTACGCTCAAAATATTAAAAAAGGTATCTTTGTTTTTGGTGAAGATGAGTACTTGCGCAAAATTACAGCTGAAACACCAATTTACTATTATGGCTTTGAAGATAATGACGATTATCAAGCAAAAGATATTATTCGTTCTACACGTGGTTCATCATTTGACGCTTATTTCCGTGGTGAAAAGATTGGTCACTTTGTAGTTCCTGCTTATGGTAAGCACAACATTGCAAATGCTTTAGCTGTGGTTGGTGTAACCCATCAACTTGGTTTGGATATGAATGATATTGCGGATCACCTTTTAACTTTCTCTGGCGTTAAACGCCGCTTTACAGAGAAAAAAGTTGGTGAGACAATTATCATTGATGATTTTGCACATCACCCAACAGAAATCGAAGCAACGATTGATGCGGCGCGTCAAAAATATCCGGACCGTGAAATTGTGGCAGTCTTCCAACCACATACATTCACACGTACGATAGCTTTCGCGGATGAATTTGCTCAAGTCCTTGATTCAGCAGACACTGTATATCTTGCAGAAATTTATGGTTCAGCTCGTGAAGTTGACCATCATGAAATTACAGCGCAAGACCTTGCTGACAAGGTCCGCAAACCTGCACGTGTAATTTCAGTGGACAATGTTTCTCCACTCTTGGACCACAATCGTGGTGTTTATGTCTTCATGGGTGCTGGAAATATCCAACAGTACGAAGCTGCCTTTGAAGATTTGCTCAGCCAATTGACGAAAAATACATTGTAA
- a CDS encoding DEAD/DEAH box helicase, producing the protein MSRMMPARVRSEGIALYSQGLLIDPSIEDFKLSAEVEGEQVIYDMDGAQDYCSCAEFQRNHRYCKHIAAVEEYLKNEVKEGEEEKKNIEKIELVANDELAANATFLDALNGEAQVNFGTEQFSIEAHIEDNAQLYDVFSMDYFMYFDLRLYSERLGRAYVIKDIPYFLRTLQNFGQYSLGALHYVDLFFDNFDEASQDFLNFLLKIHGKLDAQMANQLYIKNGRYLNFPYLFIEEAMDLASNLARFSLRLSGSLVNYFTFVPLDKDSEIFKFTVKSQRDFIELKIEDKSFSAFYSGSLLYHHNVFYKVDHEQKRLLQLVQKELEEKKHNQFSYTDKDKVAQALQQLSTLGQIEAPENFVIRPFTPIFNFANPDGQSIELSVQFDYGNFKIEHFHELETLEFSRDLRLENKIFTLMSRFGFARSFTSTVTLSTQFAETFFIKILPQFQKLGQIKLSPGLMDMKVDEVPEIMIDRRGGLLDIAFEMPSIGENEFANVIAQLQNNAEYYVSENGKLFIFDQKFSELKSALRELDDNFTITGTSLEVNVTRSFQVSKIFENISSSNFSAEFKEFYSHLTDPETYPYEKPEHIKADLRSYQETGVRWMSMLTHYHLGGVLADDMGLGKTVQAITYLLSNLKEGEAALVTAPASLIYNWASEFEQFTDTIDFVVVDGMKAERDALIQGNHQVYITSYGSFLKDFDDYQAKKLNYLLLDEAQAVKNYSSKTNRALSQLDVEHTFALSGTPLENRLEEIWAIFQVVMPGFLPKRETFNKMAPEVIARIIHPFIMRRKKEEVLTELPDKMEMTLRNNMVEEQKLIYLAQLELMQQSVRQMDSASLKKSRIEILAGITRLRQICNTPALFMDNYEGGSGKLDSLMELLEQVKESGHRPLIFSQFTKTFPYIEAAMEKLDLTSYKLTGSTPVKERLEMVQAFNAGSRDAFLISLKAGGVGLNLTSADVVILVDLWWNPAVEEQAIARAHRMGQKSTVEVIRLITQGTIEEKIMEIQERKKDLIANVLDGDVIDKTLSESEIREILGL; encoded by the coding sequence ATGAGCAGAATGATGCCAGCGCGCGTGCGCAGTGAAGGAATTGCCCTGTATAGTCAGGGACTTTTAATTGATCCGTCAATAGAAGATTTTAAGCTTTCCGCAGAAGTTGAGGGAGAGCAAGTAATTTATGATATGGATGGTGCACAAGATTACTGTTCGTGCGCAGAATTTCAGCGTAATCATCGCTATTGCAAGCATATTGCTGCAGTGGAAGAGTACTTGAAAAATGAAGTCAAAGAAGGCGAAGAAGAAAAGAAAAATATTGAAAAAATAGAATTAGTAGCAAATGATGAGTTGGCTGCCAATGCTACTTTTTTGGATGCCTTAAATGGTGAAGCACAGGTCAATTTTGGCACAGAGCAGTTTTCTATAGAAGCACACATTGAAGATAATGCACAACTCTATGATGTCTTTTCTATGGATTATTTCATGTATTTTGATTTGCGTTTATATAGTGAACGCTTAGGCAGAGCTTATGTTATCAAAGATATTCCTTATTTTTTGCGAACGCTCCAAAACTTTGGTCAGTATTCTCTCGGAGCATTGCACTATGTTGATCTCTTTTTTGATAACTTTGATGAAGCCAGTCAGGATTTTTTGAACTTTTTACTTAAAATCCATGGTAAGTTGGATGCGCAGATGGCGAATCAGCTCTACATTAAAAACGGACGTTATCTCAACTTCCCTTATCTTTTTATCGAAGAAGCGATGGACCTGGCTTCAAATCTCGCACGCTTTAGTCTGAGATTATCAGGCAGTCTGGTCAACTACTTTACTTTTGTTCCTCTAGATAAGGATTCGGAAATTTTCAAGTTCACAGTGAAAAGCCAAAGGGATTTTATTGAATTAAAAATCGAAGATAAATCTTTTAGTGCATTCTACAGTGGCTCGCTTTTGTATCATCATAATGTTTTCTATAAAGTTGATCATGAGCAAAAACGCCTTTTACAACTGGTTCAAAAAGAACTTGAAGAGAAAAAACACAATCAATTTTCGTATACGGACAAGGATAAAGTTGCTCAAGCCCTGCAGCAACTCTCAACTCTAGGACAGATAGAGGCGCCAGAAAATTTTGTTATACGACCTTTTACACCTATTTTCAATTTTGCGAATCCAGATGGCCAAAGTATTGAGCTGTCTGTTCAGTTTGATTATGGTAACTTTAAAATTGAACATTTTCATGAGCTAGAAACCCTTGAATTTTCACGTGATTTACGCCTCGAAAATAAGATATTTACCCTCATGTCACGCTTTGGCTTTGCGCGATCTTTTACCAGTACAGTGACCCTCTCTACACAATTTGCAGAGACTTTCTTTATCAAAATCCTGCCACAATTTCAAAAATTAGGTCAAATTAAACTCTCACCTGGCTTGATGGACATGAAGGTGGACGAAGTACCTGAAATTATGATTGACCGTCGTGGCGGTTTGCTTGACATTGCTTTTGAAATGCCAAGTATTGGTGAAAATGAGTTTGCGAATGTCATCGCACAGCTGCAGAATAACGCAGAATACTATGTGAGTGAAAATGGTAAATTATTCATCTTTGACCAGAAGTTTAGTGAATTGAAGTCTGCTTTGCGTGAACTGGATGATAATTTTACTATTACGGGGACGAGCTTAGAAGTCAATGTAACACGTAGTTTTCAGGTTTCCAAAATTTTTGAAAATATTTCCAGTAGTAACTTTTCGGCTGAATTCAAGGAATTTTATAGTCACTTGACGGATCCTGAGACATATCCTTATGAAAAACCCGAGCACATCAAAGCTGATTTACGTAGTTATCAAGAAACTGGTGTGCGGTGGATGTCGATGTTAACACACTATCACTTAGGTGGTGTGTTAGCCGATGATATGGGGCTAGGAAAAACAGTTCAAGCGATTACTTATCTCCTTTCTAACTTGAAAGAAGGTGAAGCTGCTTTGGTTACGGCCCCAGCAAGTTTGATTTATAACTGGGCCAGTGAATTTGAACAATTTACAGACACAATTGACTTTGTTGTTGTAGATGGTATGAAAGCGGAGCGCGATGCTTTGATTCAGGGCAATCATCAAGTATATATCACAAGCTATGGAAGTTTCCTTAAAGACTTTGATGACTATCAAGCTAAAAAACTTAATTATCTGCTTCTTGATGAAGCGCAAGCTGTTAAAAACTATAGCAGCAAGACAAACAGAGCACTCAGTCAATTAGATGTGGAACATACTTTTGCCTTGTCTGGCACACCACTGGAAAATCGCTTAGAAGAAATCTGGGCAATTTTCCAAGTTGTTATGCCTGGCTTCTTACCGAAACGTGAAACCTTCAATAAAATGGCACCCGAAGTTATTGCTCGTATTATACATCCCTTCATCATGCGCCGTAAAAAAGAAGAAGTCTTGACGGAATTACCGGATAAGATGGAAATGACTTTGCGTAATAATATGGTGGAAGAGCAAAAACTGATTTATTTAGCTCAGTTAGAGTTAATGCAACAGTCTGTCCGTCAAATGGATAGTGCAAGTCTAAAAAAATCACGTATCGAAATACTTGCCGGCATTACGCGACTACGCCAAATTTGTAATACACCAGCGCTTTTCATGGATAATTATGAAGGCGGCTCTGGTAAGCTTGATAGTTTAATGGAGCTTTTGGAGCAAGTGAAAGAATCAGGCCATCGTCCACTTATCTTTTCACAATTTACAAAAACCTTTCCATATATCGAAGCGGCAATGGAAAAACTGGACTTAACCTCGTATAAATTGACAGGTTCAACACCTGTTAAAGAGCGTCTAGAAATGGTACAGGCTTTCAATGCAGGAAGCCGTGATGCTTTCCTTATTTCCCTTAAAGCTGGCGGCGTCGGACTTAATCTGACCAGTGCCGATGTGGTTATTCTGGTAGACTTATGGTGGAATCCAGCTGTGGAAGAACAAGCCATTGCCCGTGCTCACCGAATGGGGCAAAAGAGCACTGTAGAAGTCATACGTTTGATTACACAAGGCACAATTGAAGAAAAAATTATGGAAATACAAGAACGTAAAAAAGATTTGATTGCCAATGTTTTGGATGGAGATGTGATTGATAAGACGCTCAGCGAGTCAGAAATCCGAGAAATTTTAGGACTATAA
- a CDS encoding amino acid permease, translated as MENNQNLQKRMATRHITMIALGGAIGAGLFKGSASALELAGPSVLLSYFIGGVVLFFVMKSLEKLVLHSNEPHGLAGLVQPYLGNHAADFTDWLYWSMWMINIIAEAVAAASFIQLWFPNIPSWFFVLLIAVLTSLINLLSVTFFAETEYWLAFIKISVIILLIIFGVILVAQNIFNTNLATAFSGLTKYGGFAPHGLKGVVNSLLIVIYSYGGSELIAITVSETENPKTAIPRAIRGVIGRIISFYIVPMFLLLLIYNWNDLATSSMSPFVMVFNKMHVPFAADIINFIIILALFSSINSGIYASSRILFFRLKNHKGKFSNKIATLNKSKVPQRAVLFCSGTLYIGVVLSYFLGDSLFNYLAGSLSYTVLLVWFLISLAGFLLARKTKAFATLSMSLFALLALILIFIGILATNAIGVSIFTVILYFIIFISYRKKNDELPHT; from the coding sequence TTGGAAAATAACCAAAATTTACAAAAAAGAATGGCTACACGCCATATCACTATGATTGCTTTGGGAGGAGCAATCGGCGCTGGGCTTTTTAAAGGGAGCGCTTCTGCTCTTGAACTTGCTGGACCTTCGGTCTTACTTTCTTATTTTATCGGAGGTGTGGTTTTATTCTTTGTAATGAAGAGCTTAGAAAAATTAGTCCTTCATTCTAATGAACCTCATGGTTTAGCAGGCCTAGTTCAGCCTTATCTTGGTAATCATGCTGCCGACTTTACGGACTGGCTTTATTGGTCAATGTGGATGATTAATATTATTGCCGAAGCTGTTGCTGCTGCCAGTTTTATTCAGCTCTGGTTTCCCAACATCCCTTCATGGTTTTTTGTATTGCTCATTGCGGTCCTAACCTCTCTTATCAATTTACTTTCTGTAACTTTCTTTGCCGAAACAGAATACTGGCTAGCGTTTATTAAAATCAGTGTTATTATTCTTCTCATTATTTTTGGTGTAATCTTAGTTGCCCAAAATATTTTTAATACAAACCTCGCTACTGCTTTCTCTGGGTTGACAAAATATGGCGGATTCGCCCCACATGGCCTAAAGGGTGTCGTTAACTCTTTACTCATCGTCATCTATTCTTATGGCGGATCTGAATTAATCGCCATTACCGTCAGCGAAACTGAGAATCCTAAAACAGCAATCCCAAGAGCTATCCGTGGCGTAATCGGTCGTATTATCTCGTTTTACATTGTCCCAATGTTCTTATTACTGCTTATCTATAACTGGAATGATTTGGCAACTTCATCAATGAGCCCATTTGTTATGGTCTTTAATAAAATGCATGTTCCTTTTGCTGCAGATATCATTAACTTTATTATTATTTTAGCTCTGTTTTCTTCAATCAATTCAGGAATCTACGCTTCTTCAAGAATTCTCTTTTTCCGTTTGAAAAATCACAAAGGAAAATTTTCTAATAAAATTGCTACGCTAAATAAGAGTAAAGTTCCACAAAGAGCCGTTCTTTTCTGCTCAGGAACCCTTTATATTGGTGTTGTTCTATCTTATTTCCTTGGAGATAGTTTGTTCAATTACTTGGCTGGCTCTTTATCTTATACTGTACTGCTCGTTTGGTTCTTGATTAGTCTTGCTGGCTTTTTACTGGCTCGTAAGACAAAAGCCTTTGCTACGCTAAGCATGAGTCTTTTTGCTTTGCTTGCTCTTATACTTATCTTCATCGGCATCCTCGCTACCAATGCTATAGGAGTATCTATCTTTACTGTGATTCTTTATTTCATTATATTTATCAGTTACCGTAAGAAAAATGACGAACTGCCTCATACATAA
- a CDS encoding serine hydrolase domain-containing protein has product MKKEKEFLAKIDEYINHSIFPGCQFSVLEGGKVQEFSFGNQETIPQIKPLVADKKWDLASVSKVVGTGTAVINLVLEGKLDIDAPFTQYYPDFHDDSITLRQLLTHTTGINPFIENRDNLDFSHLKSAIDNIVVTEDKTCHYTDINFILLGFMLERFYDKSLDKVFEEQVFERWGMSETSFGPVTNAVPTRSDMKAGTVHDPKAKVLGVHCGSAGLFAPMSDLVKFVQAYFADEKYLELQKNFASGNRPRSLAWDFIHNQWLLHTGYTGTFILMNLQTQKAVIFLSNRVYLKDDRAQWIADRDVLIEKLIENLS; this is encoded by the coding sequence ATGAAAAAAGAAAAAGAATTTTTAGCGAAGATTGATGAATATATTAACCACTCAATCTTTCCTGGATGTCAGTTTTCTGTCTTGGAGGGTGGGAAAGTTCAAGAATTCAGTTTTGGCAATCAAGAAACTATCCCCCAAATAAAACCATTAGTAGCAGATAAAAAATGGGATTTGGCCTCTGTTTCCAAGGTTGTTGGGACAGGAACGGCTGTAATCAACCTGGTTTTGGAGGGGAAGCTAGATATCGATGCCCCTTTTACACAGTATTATCCTGATTTTCATGATGATTCGATTACTTTACGCCAGTTACTCACGCATACAACAGGGATTAACCCCTTTATCGAGAACCGGGATAATCTAGATTTTTCTCATCTAAAGTCAGCGATTGATAACATCGTAGTAACCGAGGATAAAACTTGCCACTATACAGATATTAACTTTATTTTGTTGGGCTTTATGCTTGAGAGGTTCTATGATAAGTCCTTAGACAAAGTCTTTGAAGAACAGGTTTTTGAGAGATGGGGTATGTCAGAGACTTCCTTTGGACCTGTGACAAATGCTGTTCCTACTCGTTCAGACATGAAAGCAGGTACAGTGCATGATCCGAAGGCGAAAGTTCTTGGCGTACATTGTGGATCAGCAGGTCTTTTTGCTCCCATGAGTGATCTTGTAAAGTTTGTTCAAGCTTACTTTGCAGATGAAAAATATTTGGAGTTACAAAAAAACTTTGCTTCTGGAAATCGTCCGCGAAGCTTAGCGTGGGACTTTATTCATAACCAATGGCTGCTTCATACCGGCTATACAGGAACGTTTATCTTGATGAATTTACAAACGCAAAAAGCGGTTATTTTCTTATCAAATCGAGTTTATCTTAAAGATGATCGTGCACAATGGATTGCTGATAGAGATGTACTGATCGAAAAACTTATTGAGAATTTAAGCTAA
- a CDS encoding CppA C-terminal domain-containing protein, whose translation MKEFIDNLEICLPGYRVLNREENLDFYREVLGLKVLHEENAEVFLAGHEAKEPRLILEESPGVASVQGVKKHGRTVIKAEEDEIEQLLAHNIDRVAHIYQVKDSWAFEAVSPENDVFLMVSVDDWSDLTEVSKVEVDFDEGECLGLSDFTIKEVQINIAEKSVIGEYEKILGLKAENNILDLHDLRLVFCLAEGDDLTAAMDEKLDLMLLRFQVSQSFDLAQFAENLSTDKLYLDKRAKTLAIDIPHHMELWFTKQGL comes from the coding sequence ATGAAAGAATTCATAGACAATTTAGAAATTTGCTTACCAGGATATCGCGTATTGAACCGTGAAGAAAATTTAGATTTTTATCGTGAAGTTTTAGGCTTGAAGGTCCTTCACGAAGAAAATGCTGAAGTTTTTCTGGCAGGGCATGAAGCAAAAGAACCAAGACTTATACTGGAGGAATCTCCTGGTGTGGCTTCTGTTCAAGGCGTGAAAAAGCATGGTCGTACGGTTATTAAAGCAGAAGAAGATGAGATTGAGCAACTTTTGGCTCATAATATAGACAGAGTTGCCCATATCTATCAAGTGAAAGATAGCTGGGCTTTTGAAGCTGTGTCACCAGAAAACGATGTTTTTCTAATGGTATCGGTAGACGACTGGTCAGATTTGACCGAGGTAAGCAAAGTTGAAGTTGATTTCGACGAAGGCGAATGTCTTGGACTTTCTGATTTCACAATCAAAGAGGTGCAAATTAATATAGCCGAAAAATCAGTGATTGGCGAATATGAAAAGATTTTAGGTTTGAAAGCAGAGAATAATATCTTAGATCTTCATGATTTGCGTCTAGTTTTTTGTCTAGCAGAAGGTGATGATTTAACAGCTGCTATGGATGAAAAATTGGATTTAATGCTGCTACGTTTCCAAGTTTCTCAAAGTTTTGATTTGGCTCAATTTGCAGAGAATCTGTCAACAGATAAACTGTATCTAGATAAAAGAGCAAAAACGCTTGCTATTGATATTCCTCATCATATGGAACTCTGGTTCACAAAACAAGGCTTATGA
- a CDS encoding CPBP family intramembrane glutamic endopeptidase, with amino-acid sequence MTKFRDLFKKPWTWTILPAFLFALPFSLSGSWIQWLMLGAILYMISLLFVYKKASWLALFALSLLPTFTTTLISQLHSGKAFSSLDKGIFFVVFFISLGFSYFIARRRKVIPPIAIKQFPLGKIFLGFGSLFLVSLLVNILAQVLGLQASTENQEALNSLAQVIPLGIFAVQTIFAGFFEELTYRVGPFEILFEKHKILAFITAAFLFAGMHSPTDLYSWLVYGSMSLVLTGFYFKYRNFYLNMAIHMAWNFLGISMTFLLK; translated from the coding sequence ATGACTAAATTTCGTGACCTTTTTAAAAAACCTTGGACTTGGACTATCCTCCCTGCCTTCCTCTTTGCGCTTCCTTTTTCTTTAAGCGGAAGCTGGATCCAATGGCTAATGCTTGGGGCTATACTTTATATGATTAGTTTGCTTTTTGTCTATAAAAAAGCCAGCTGGTTAGCTCTGTTTGCCCTTTCCTTGCTGCCAACCTTTACTACAACACTTATTAGCCAACTTCACTCTGGCAAAGCTTTTTCTTCGCTTGATAAAGGCATCTTCTTTGTTGTCTTCTTTATTTCTTTGGGTTTTTCTTACTTTATCGCCCGTCGCAGAAAAGTTATCCCACCCATTGCTATTAAACAGTTTCCTCTTGGGAAAATTTTCTTAGGTTTTGGCTCTCTCTTTCTTGTGTCACTCCTTGTTAATATTTTAGCTCAAGTTCTTGGCCTACAGGCGAGCACTGAAAACCAAGAAGCACTGAATAGTTTAGCACAAGTTATTCCTCTAGGTATCTTTGCGGTTCAAACTATCTTTGCTGGCTTTTTCGAAGAGTTGACTTATCGCGTGGGGCCTTTTGAAATTCTTTTTGAAAAGCATAAAATTCTTGCCTTTATTACTGCTGCATTTCTTTTCGCTGGTATGCACAGTCCAACAGATTTATACAGTTGGCTTGTCTATGGTTCGATGAGTTTGGTTCTTACTGGTTTTTACTTCAAATACCGTAATTTCTATCTCAACATGGCTATCCATATGGCTTGGAATTTTCTCGGTATAAGTATGACATTTTTGCTAAAATAA
- the thiT gene encoding energy-coupled thiamine transporter ThiT: MSNSKVLELTETAIAAALALVLSFISINYAQVFYLELAVIPLLVLALRRGVLWGMSGGLVFGLLLIVLGQATVLTPVQTILEYIVAPVSLGLAGLLRQKDSSHSKTILAAVFLGVLIKYFWHFIAGVIFWGQYAWEGWGAIPYSLVANGVSGLATAILAALVLLIIAKSAPQIFQGKK, translated from the coding sequence ATGTCTAATTCTAAGGTTTTAGAACTCACCGAAACTGCTATTGCAGCAGCTTTAGCTCTTGTCTTGAGTTTTATTTCGATCAATTATGCTCAGGTCTTTTACCTTGAGCTTGCAGTCATCCCACTACTCGTTTTAGCTTTACGTCGTGGGGTACTCTGGGGTATGTCTGGCGGACTTGTCTTTGGTTTGCTCTTAATCGTTTTAGGACAAGCAACTGTGCTCACTCCGGTTCAGACCATCCTAGAGTATATCGTTGCCCCTGTTTCTCTTGGCTTGGCGGGTTTGTTAAGACAAAAAGATTCAAGCCACTCAAAAACTATCTTAGCTGCTGTTTTTCTTGGAGTGCTTATTAAATACTTTTGGCATTTTATTGCTGGAGTAATTTTCTGGGGACAGTATGCTTGGGAAGGCTGGGGAGCCATCCCGTATTCCCTCGTTGCGAATGGTGTCAGTGGACTGGCAACGGCCATTCTTGCAGCTCTTGTTCTCCTTATTATTGCTAAAAGTGCACCCCAAATTTTCCAAGGAAAAAAGTGA
- a CDS encoding aminoacyl-tRNA deacylase gives MSKKKKLKKTLVEQILDKELINHEALAINALEEKLLPDDIQRSDIYKTLALIGDKSGPLIGIIPLTEHLAEKKLAKVSGNKKVHMIPQKELQKTTGYIHGANNPVGIWQTKKFPIYIDEIALKADKIIVSAGELGRSVRLNPKDLADFVHAQFVDIREF, from the coding sequence ATGAGCAAGAAAAAGAAACTGAAGAAAACACTGGTTGAGCAAATTTTGGACAAAGAACTCATCAATCATGAAGCTCTTGCCATTAACGCTTTGGAAGAAAAGCTCCTTCCAGATGACATCCAACGCAGTGATATTTATAAAACATTAGCACTTATAGGCGATAAGAGCGGACCTCTTATTGGTATCATCCCTTTAACTGAGCACTTGGCTGAAAAAAAATTAGCTAAAGTTTCAGGTAATAAAAAAGTACACATGATACCCCAAAAAGAGTTACAAAAAACAACAGGGTATATCCACGGTGCGAATAATCCTGTTGGGATTTGGCAAACAAAAAAATTCCCTATCTATATTGATGAAATAGCTCTTAAAGCTGATAAAATCATTGTTTCTGCTGGTGAACTTGGGCGTTCTGTACGACTCAATCCCAAAGATTTAGCTGATTTTGTCCATGCCCAGTTTGTTGATATTCGTGAGTTTTAA
- a CDS encoding DUF3397 domain-containing protein, with the protein MLPKIIATLYPLITWLILVFAFKFLRIRHLTHRKLLIPDVYILFLIYGLHLFSEQLTAVNILPYYFLIISVLALILLLLDLFYYKAFSYKRFFKLFWRITFVITLALYVAMIVMIYLR; encoded by the coding sequence ATGTTACCTAAGATTATTGCCACTTTGTATCCGCTTATCACCTGGCTTATATTGGTTTTTGCTTTTAAATTTCTACGTATTCGCCACCTGACACATCGTAAACTTCTCATTCCTGATGTCTATATCTTATTCTTGATTTATGGGCTCCATCTTTTTTCAGAGCAACTCACTGCTGTAAATATCTTGCCTTACTATTTTCTCATTATTTCAGTCCTAGCTCTAATTTTACTGCTGCTTGACTTATTTTACTATAAGGCTTTCTCCTATAAACGCTTTTTCAAGCTTTTTTGGCGAATCACTTTTGTAATTACTCTAGCGCTTTATGTTGCCATGATTGTCATGATATATCTGCGTTAA
- a CDS encoding YdbC family protein — MADLKFEIEEHLITLSENAKGWTKELNRVSWNGMEAKYDLRQWSPDHEKMGKGITLTDEEFAVLLKELGNK; from the coding sequence ATGGCTGATTTAAAATTTGAAATTGAAGAACATCTCATTACGCTATCCGAGAACGCTAAGGGCTGGACGAAGGAGCTTAACCGTGTCTCTTGGAATGGTATGGAGGCAAAATATGATCTTCGTCAGTGGTCCCCAGATCATGAAAAGATGGGTAAAGGAATTACTTTGACGGATGAAGAATTTGCGGTTCTCCTAAAAGAACTCGGAAATAAATAA